The bacterium nucleotide sequence TTCCCGCTTCTCCGGTTCGATCCGGGTCTGCAGAAATTTTTCGAACGACTCCTTCTGGATCTCGATCAGGTTCGGGATGTCCAGGATCCGCGGGATCTTGGAAAAATCCCGTCGGACTCGGGGTGCGTTCTGAGAGAACTGGATCTCGGCCACGTAGTCACCTCGGTTGGAAACGAAGTGTGGAGCGCGCGTTCAATGCGGGACGACGAAGATCGGCGGAAGCACCCTGAACACGTGCGAAGCGGGTGCTTCCGGCAGGAGCCGGTCGGCTACTTGATGTCAGCCTGACCGCCGGCACCTTCGATCTGCTCTTTGATCTTCTGGGCCTCGTCTTTCTCGACGCCTTCCTTGATCGGCTTGGGCGCGCCCTCGACGAGTTCCTTGGCCTCCTTGAGGCCAAGGCCGGTGATGGCGCGGACCTCCTTGATGACCTGGATCTTCTTGTCGCCCTGAGAGATCAGGATGACATCGAACTCGGTCTGCTCCTCGGCGGCGGCGCCACCAGCTGCACATGGCGCCGCGGCCACGGCGACGGGCGCCGCGGCAGTGACGCCCCACTTCTCTTCGAGAAGCGTGGAGAGCTCAGCGGCCTCCATGACGGTGAGTTCGGAGAGTTGGTCTGCGATTGCGTTCAGATCGGCCATGGGGTTCTGCCTTCCATGTTGCGGGCGGTTCGAGCGGATCCTTGGACCCTCCCGCCCTATGCAGGGGTTGACTGTTAGAAAGGCGACGCGTCAGGCGCCGCCGGACTCCTCGAGCTGGGAACGGCGGGCGTCCAT carries:
- the rplL gene encoding 50S ribosomal protein L7/L12 produces the protein MADLNAIADQLSELTVMEAAELSTLLEEKWGVTAAAPVAVAAAPCAAGGAAAEEQTEFDVILISQGDKKIQVIKEVRAITGLGLKEAKELVEGAPKPIKEGVEKDEAQKIKEQIEGAGGQADIK